A single window of Paenibacillus sp. FSL H8-0537 DNA harbors:
- a CDS encoding chitinase N-terminal domain-containing protein codes for MKLTQRKSSLSHKWIKSLIALSVAIPLQAGLWGAATAVHAEGPTDPAPFIQPKVVNENAGKKILFDNTHAQTAGAADWVIDGGFSDFGDALANDGYYVQELRKTTPFTYNDLKDYSVFVIAEPNIPFKATEQAAMTQYVEGGGSIFFVGDHYNADRNKNRWDGSEAINGYRRGAWTDPTQGMSADERSSEAMQGVTSSDWLSDHFGVRFRYNALGDITANQIVPQEQAFGITAGVSAVAMHAGSTLAITDPTKAKGIVYLPQTNQAWGSAVDQGVYNGGGVAEGPYVAVSKLGAGKAAFIGDSSPVEDASPKYLREETGARKTTYDGFKEQDDGVLLVNLVNWLAEQESYTSLAEVNGLQLDSVTALLPFENPAASTEPQPEPWSAPSAGYKWYDRSTFKPGSYGGPTSSANAAYSFVKQATLPNAQDFQIRVVADNLPANTTVSGFSAGIYLSGGTQVAMVQNENGTWPTAYGYSSAFSVTSDSKGHAFKDLTVRIKSGTSGAANLRLRLNGSNLLTNAVTVGNVPAEPLPEEEGPIPALIPIAEARMQPVGSTVTVEGIVTTEPGAFGGQAFYLQDNSGGLYVFQSTSGFHQGDRIKVTAATALYNTELELTDIIAIEKTGTAPLPAPVAADRISANNQGQLVQLSNVTIQNLASATPAGSFEFDAIDAAGISNHIRVDTRTGLSLASFPYAEGQQISITGVAAIFKDVFQLKPRGLSDFTLQGDTAAPETTASLSSSPNGAGWLNQDVTVTLTATDDADSSSPVRTEYAINGSDIQVYEAPILISEEGSSVISFYSTDAAGNIEAVQTLTVKLDKSAPNVILTQSGGAIADASETDTLIFALSSSDAWSGIASEQLLLDGKPVNSPYSTTGAELGLGAHTIAYSVKDFAGNEASHQASFSITGQPLAVGAPGKPVLSSNNGYDTGLHDGDYTISLNMWWGDNGTSFKLYENGELVDSQTLPDVSPSAQFAQTHVSGKANGTYTYTAELTNAKGTTRSEVLTVRVTDASPGKPVLSQNNWDGDGQFSITMNMWWGTNATEYRLYENNELIDTQSLKAAAPAAQSAVTALTNRLPGAYEYRAELVNAAGVTTSEMITVHVEK; via the coding sequence ATGAAGCTTACACAACGGAAGTCATCATTGTCACACAAATGGATCAAGTCGCTTATCGCTCTATCTGTCGCTATTCCGCTGCAAGCTGGATTATGGGGCGCCGCGACAGCGGTTCACGCTGAAGGCCCTACTGATCCGGCACCTTTTATCCAGCCTAAAGTCGTGAACGAAAACGCTGGCAAAAAGATTTTGTTCGACAATACCCACGCCCAGACAGCTGGAGCGGCGGATTGGGTCATTGACGGCGGCTTCTCTGACTTCGGCGATGCACTCGCTAATGATGGCTATTATGTTCAAGAGCTTCGCAAAACAACCCCGTTTACCTACAATGATTTAAAAGATTACAGCGTGTTCGTCATCGCAGAACCCAACATCCCATTTAAAGCAACGGAACAAGCTGCTATGACGCAGTATGTAGAGGGCGGCGGCAGCATTTTCTTCGTTGGCGACCACTATAATGCGGATCGCAACAAAAACCGCTGGGATGGCTCCGAAGCGATAAACGGCTACCGCCGGGGAGCCTGGACAGATCCTACCCAAGGCATGAGTGCAGACGAGCGCAGCTCAGAGGCTATGCAGGGCGTAACCAGCTCAGACTGGCTGTCCGACCATTTCGGCGTTCGCTTCCGCTACAATGCGCTTGGCGATATAACCGCTAATCAAATTGTACCGCAGGAGCAAGCCTTTGGCATCACCGCTGGCGTATCGGCTGTTGCGATGCATGCGGGCTCCACGCTTGCAATTACCGATCCGACCAAAGCTAAAGGCATCGTATACTTGCCGCAAACGAATCAGGCTTGGGGCAGCGCCGTAGATCAGGGCGTATATAACGGAGGCGGCGTCGCCGAAGGGCCTTATGTCGCCGTTTCCAAGCTGGGAGCAGGAAAGGCTGCTTTTATCGGGGACTCTTCTCCGGTGGAGGATGCTTCTCCCAAATATTTGCGCGAGGAAACCGGAGCGCGCAAAACGACCTACGACGGCTTTAAAGAGCAGGATGATGGCGTATTGCTCGTGAATTTGGTCAATTGGCTCGCTGAGCAAGAAAGCTACACGAGTCTAGCCGAGGTTAACGGACTGCAATTGGACAGCGTTACGGCATTGCTGCCTTTTGAAAATCCCGCTGCTTCCACAGAACCGCAGCCAGAACCGTGGTCCGCGCCAAGCGCGGGCTACAAATGGTATGACCGTTCTACGTTCAAGCCTGGCTCATACGGCGGACCGACATCAAGTGCCAACGCCGCTTACAGCTTCGTCAAGCAGGCAACGCTTCCGAATGCACAGGATTTTCAAATTCGCGTTGTCGCCGACAATTTGCCTGCCAATACGACTGTATCGGGCTTTAGCGCAGGCATTTATTTGAGCGGAGGCACACAGGTCGCCATGGTTCAAAATGAAAATGGCACATGGCCGACTGCCTACGGCTACAGCTCAGCTTTTAGTGTCACATCGGATAGCAAAGGACATGCCTTTAAAGATTTGACCGTCCGTATTAAATCCGGCACGTCAGGGGCAGCCAATTTGCGCCTGCGCTTGAACGGAAGCAATCTGCTTACAAATGCGGTGACTGTAGGCAATGTACCAGCAGAGCCACTTCCCGAAGAGGAAGGTCCGATTCCAGCTCTAATCCCTATTGCAGAGGCTCGCATGCAGCCCGTCGGTTCGACCGTGACGGTTGAAGGCATCGTGACGACTGAGCCGGGCGCATTTGGCGGACAAGCTTTTTATTTACAGGATAATTCGGGCGGCCTTTATGTGTTTCAAAGCACAAGCGGCTTCCATCAAGGCGACCGCATTAAAGTGACCGCCGCTACTGCTCTATACAATACGGAGCTTGAACTGACCGATATAATCGCCATCGAAAAAACCGGCACAGCGCCGCTGCCGGCTCCCGTTGCAGCAGACCGCATTTCGGCTAATAACCAAGGGCAGCTTGTTCAGCTTTCCAATGTAACGATTCAAAACTTGGCAAGCGCCACGCCTGCCGGTTCATTCGAGTTTGATGCAATCGATGCTGCCGGAATCAGCAATCATATCCGCGTAGACACGCGCACAGGCCTATCGCTGGCTTCATTCCCTTATGCCGAGGGCCAGCAGATTAGCATTACGGGCGTTGCCGCTATTTTCAAAGATGTCTTTCAATTAAAGCCACGCGGGCTTAGCGATTTCACCCTGCAAGGCGATACAGCCGCTCCAGAGACCACGGCTTCCCTTTCCTCTTCGCCGAATGGGGCGGGATGGCTGAACCAAGACGTCACAGTCACCTTGACAGCAACCGATGATGCAGACAGCTCCTCTCCTGTGCGTACAGAGTACGCTATTAACGGGAGCGACATACAAGTCTATGAAGCCCCAATCCTTATTAGTGAGGAAGGAAGCTCTGTCATTTCCTTCTACTCAACAGATGCAGCTGGCAATATAGAAGCCGTTCAAACGTTGACGGTCAAGCTCGATAAATCTGCACCAAACGTTATTTTGACACAGTCTGGGGGCGCGATAGCTGATGCTTCCGAGACGGATACGCTTATTTTTGCGCTGAGCAGCTCGGATGCCTGGTCTGGTATTGCTAGTGAACAATTGCTGCTCGACGGCAAGCCTGTTAACAGCCCTTATTCTACAACAGGCGCTGAGCTTGGCTTGGGCGCTCATACGATTGCCTACTCTGTAAAAGATTTTGCTGGTAATGAAGCATCCCATCAAGCTTCTTTCAGCATTACCGGCCAGCCTCTGGCGGTTGGTGCTCCTGGGAAACCGGTGCTGTCAAGCAACAACGGTTATGATACCGGCTTGCATGATGGCGATTATACGATATCCCTGAATATGTGGTGGGGCGACAATGGAACGAGCTTCAAGCTGTATGAAAATGGCGAGCTTGTCGATAGCCAGACGCTGCCTGATGTCTCACCCTCTGCCCAGTTTGCACAAACCCATGTAAGCGGCAAGGCCAATGGAACGTACACGTACACCGCTGAGCTTACCAATGCCAAGGGGACCACTCGCAGCGAGGTCTTAACGGTACGTGTCACTGATGCGTCTCCGGGCAAACCTGTCTTGTCTCAAAACAACTGGGACGGTGATGGCCAATTCAGCATTACAATGAACATGTGGTGGGGAACGAACGCGACGGAATACCGTTTGTATGAAAATAACGAGCTCATCGACACTCAGTCTCTGAAGGCAGCTGCTCCTGCTGCTCAAAGTGCCGTAACAGCGCTGACTAACCGACTGCCTGGTGCTTACGAATATCGGGCCGAGCTTGTGAATGCAGCCGGAGTAACGACGAGCGAGATGATCACCGTTCACGTTGAAAAATAG
- a CDS encoding galactokinase family protein: MSNQMLNRLQTSEGQELLVQMYGKQQLVEQTGRYQSLVEQFQAYFGEQEVGLFSSPGRCEVGGNHTDHNHGKVLAGSITLDTIGAAVKVDEPVITFFSEGYATKYVIDLQDIQPRSGDDGTTSLVRGIAAGFIEAGFQVGGFHAYISSNVFSASGLSSSASFEMLIGTILNHFYNDGTLDAVSMSKIGQFAENRYWNKPSGLLDQMACAYGGLIAIDFETPKEPVIKPVRWDFQKNGYSLVIVNTGGNHADLTEDYAAVPNEMYAVAKSLGASVCRDLSPEDIYANLKAVRAAAGDRAVLRALHFFEENGRVDEQVLALEENRFNDFLTLITASGNSSWKWLQNVYQSGAIQNQEIAIALSLTENYLKKIGAGACRIHGGGFAGVFLTIIPNEHAEAYMSWIGGMLETPVLVVNVREHGAVCLNELLDRK, translated from the coding sequence ATGAGTAATCAAATGCTAAACAGGCTGCAAACGTCCGAGGGACAGGAGCTGCTTGTCCAAATGTATGGCAAGCAGCAGCTCGTAGAGCAAACTGGCCGGTATCAGTCGCTTGTTGAACAATTTCAGGCGTATTTTGGAGAGCAGGAGGTAGGATTGTTTAGCTCCCCTGGAAGATGTGAGGTTGGAGGCAACCACACGGATCATAATCACGGCAAGGTTCTAGCGGGAAGCATTACGCTGGATACGATTGGAGCGGCGGTGAAGGTAGATGAGCCTGTTATTACCTTTTTCTCGGAAGGCTATGCAACGAAATATGTGATTGATCTTCAGGATATACAGCCTCGATCTGGAGATGATGGCACGACATCGTTGGTTCGCGGCATTGCGGCCGGATTTATTGAGGCAGGCTTTCAGGTAGGCGGCTTCCATGCTTACATATCGAGCAATGTGTTTTCTGCATCGGGGTTAAGCTCATCTGCGTCTTTCGAAATGCTGATCGGTACGATTTTAAACCATTTTTATAATGATGGGACACTTGATGCTGTCTCTATGTCTAAAATTGGCCAATTTGCTGAAAATCGTTATTGGAATAAGCCGTCCGGTCTGCTGGACCAAATGGCCTGCGCCTATGGCGGTTTAATCGCGATTGATTTTGAGACGCCTAAGGAGCCTGTAATCAAGCCCGTTCGATGGGATTTTCAGAAAAATGGCTACTCGCTGGTCATTGTAAATACAGGCGGGAATCATGCTGATTTAACGGAAGACTACGCGGCTGTACCTAATGAGATGTATGCGGTAGCCAAATCGCTAGGAGCATCGGTATGCCGCGATTTGTCGCCAGAGGATATTTACGCTAATTTGAAGGCGGTTAGAGCAGCGGCTGGAGATCGGGCTGTGCTGCGCGCCTTGCATTTCTTTGAGGAAAATGGGCGCGTCGATGAGCAGGTGCTGGCTCTTGAAGAGAATCGGTTCAATGATTTCTTGACGCTCATTACGGCCTCGGGGAATTCATCTTGGAAATGGCTTCAGAACGTGTATCAAAGCGGAGCTATTCAAAACCAGGAGATTGCAATCGCGCTGTCCCTTACCGAAAACTATTTAAAAAAAATCGGCGCTGGCGCATGCCGCATTCATGGCGGAGGATTCGCAGGAGTGTTTTTGACCATTATTCCTAACGAGCACGCAGAAGCCTACATGTCATGGATTGGTGGAATGCTGGAGACGCCGGTGCTGGTCGTAAATGTGCGTGAGCATGGGGCGGTATGCCTGAATGAGCTGTTAGATAGGAAGTAA
- a CDS encoding InlB B-repeat-containing protein, with translation MYKRLISILLLFCILVTLVPPGISAASPITIKYAAANQTAAQPAPQSLFEDVTPSAWFYDAVMYVKHNGLFSGTSKDRFSPDATMSRAMFVTVLGRIAKVDASKYKTSAFTDVQPGDWYAPYVQWAIERGITSGTSSNRFSPDAAISREQMAKLTLKYFESDGVPYQTNDSTSTPNDISDISPWAVDAAVKLWQAGLFTGDANGNFEPHSKATRAEAAALFMRTDKVASASDGITYTVAFNPNGGSPIDSLSLKRGESLNQLPLAFKQGSIFNGWYKDRAFTQPVMNDDTVKSDMTLYANYIASSDDAVIITPNAYAMDQAPNFRVAVKDSTGKMTAAAVQAGMTFKSPSNPDFAGIAVTGSNGNYTVAAKSGAFEEGSTYQITLKDTRLAFTGKDATTKNYIFSIAKQEVMQLPLNPYMIYLKFSDISQMSLNGVPVASPSIAVMSANVGGGSGSNSSPIASGTFQYDGNTSLKVGDTVSVYEGTRTDLRTLDTSDDGDIAYVAITAIKGNIYSYTSANPMNVLLKPNVLPVDPASDTDGDSTNRSITVAPASMDYSDAKYAPMGLNGATVARVGDFLALVNMRTGASSGYGKVTSVSSSGNHYVIAYTDASQDDITHALDFYKEETIDVADLLSQADIASLEGQIKQQALTSGFVDQAANYLSTAALQTESVKTLLAASASSTLPKNKKPQVRTLSGAPGEENADVTLHNLQVSADIGSKLSHFQGKSGLRLNLIVSSDIQVSTGADNDILIHMSSAFTEEISLSVGVNGNTVWGYIDLGLFDLPYPKDYQASANLDAFTFTSIDASAQIGTVPANTPLDAYANIWATAKNKVDIKAQLEAVLKQSPSAPAKVNADTLVESYQAMLENETDWVDLVEEEIFEYDKHLLMGLLHINFKGSFVISMNPNIALGIGFSYESAKRYTASFKLSEGSPSFSTVDLPGDGTYNFYFYVMGTLGLKAGIRLELAAGLFHVELDSVGITAEGGAYLQLYGYFYYEKSSSAQTKTLGALLLEIGMYAEAEWGAQIFGGSYSYSDLFYSESWPLYRAGTPNGHFIDFTYEQEDAPSFVAMEQTTFPSIDDAFKLRDLNLVTGEIITGKDRPQNYTITFNNDKFKYNPNTLRVTVSPNAADEILTSRMTVTWKGSTTGLNSLPYSRNINLTWYKSGYGSIHLNPNVLVSDEIQLYNFGRVVLPVNASVKKENRLTNVPKVTGFTFKGWALDSAGTKPYIIPDTMPTGNITLYAQWTPHTNIPYLVDYITVDPNTGDRNTWKVDTFSGTAGASVSPVPIKIEGYDTPPTRTITIAGTGLSKLSYDYLPATRKMTFYADPGGTSVVYSARSFSKVPGSAVPNFTKPGYTFAGWSQAIPGTMPSSDTTYTATWKVRTDTPYRVSDRLQGLGSTSLYVEAGTGSFQGTTGALAAPAIQQFTGFTYDHSIAYDSSGKALTSSTIAADGSLTIMRYYQRNSYNLTFNANGGTGGSTSKVQYGAAIQAPTVTKSGCTFTAWSPALASTMPAQDVAYSALWSCSTSAPAPTLTPTPTPAATPTPTATPTPTPTPTSTPSPVLSGAKSVLSNVNGNVRGGSLSVPSTLTVGQLLSGLTVSPHATANVLDQDLTPVNDQTFDITSGMIVRVTAQDSSSADYLILYNDVTLTSLSPSFQIDPVAGTITVPLYTYYMTFTNDIIGPLNGSYKVYDQNDAELGHGRNLQSTDRLVVTAEDGTEKTYTFVIQ, from the coding sequence TTGTATAAACGCCTAATAAGTATTTTGCTATTGTTTTGTATACTCGTAACCTTAGTGCCTCCGGGGATTTCTGCCGCTTCACCGATTACTATCAAATATGCGGCAGCAAACCAAACGGCTGCACAGCCCGCGCCTCAAAGCTTGTTTGAAGACGTGACACCCTCGGCCTGGTTCTACGATGCGGTCATGTATGTCAAGCACAATGGCCTATTCAGCGGCACAAGCAAAGATCGCTTTTCACCTGACGCAACCATGAGCCGTGCCATGTTTGTTACTGTACTTGGGCGAATCGCCAAAGTGGATGCAAGTAAATACAAAACTTCCGCATTTACAGATGTGCAGCCGGGCGATTGGTATGCGCCTTATGTGCAATGGGCAATTGAACGCGGCATTACAAGCGGAACCAGCAGCAATAGATTTTCGCCGGACGCCGCTATTTCAAGAGAGCAGATGGCAAAGCTGACATTGAAGTATTTTGAAAGCGATGGTGTCCCTTATCAAACAAACGACAGCACATCTACGCCTAACGACATATCCGACATTTCTCCATGGGCGGTTGATGCAGCGGTAAAGCTTTGGCAGGCCGGTTTGTTTACCGGGGATGCAAACGGCAATTTTGAGCCGCATTCAAAGGCGACTCGCGCTGAAGCGGCCGCGCTTTTTATGCGTACGGACAAAGTTGCGAGTGCCAGCGACGGCATAACCTATACGGTTGCTTTTAATCCGAACGGCGGCTCGCCGATCGACAGCCTGAGTCTGAAGCGGGGCGAATCGCTGAATCAGCTTCCGCTCGCATTCAAGCAAGGCTCCATTTTCAATGGCTGGTATAAGGATCGTGCTTTTACGCAACCGGTCATGAATGACGATACCGTTAAGAGCGACATGACCTTGTATGCCAATTATATTGCATCGTCCGATGATGCTGTAATAATTACTCCGAATGCATACGCAATGGATCAGGCACCAAACTTTAGGGTAGCCGTGAAAGATTCTACAGGTAAAATGACGGCGGCGGCTGTTCAAGCCGGCATGACATTCAAATCTCCGTCCAATCCTGATTTTGCAGGAATTGCGGTAACCGGCTCGAATGGCAACTATACTGTAGCTGCAAAAAGCGGTGCATTTGAAGAGGGCAGCACCTATCAAATCACTTTGAAGGATACAAGACTCGCATTTACAGGCAAAGACGCAACGACTAAAAATTATATTTTTAGTATTGCCAAACAAGAGGTTATGCAGCTGCCTCTAAATCCTTACATGATTTATTTGAAGTTTTCCGATATCTCGCAGATGAGCCTGAATGGCGTACCCGTTGCTTCCCCTTCGATCGCTGTAATGAGCGCGAACGTTGGAGGTGGATCGGGTTCGAATTCGTCCCCTATTGCGAGCGGTACCTTTCAATATGACGGAAATACGAGCTTGAAAGTGGGCGATACCGTCTCCGTTTATGAAGGGACTCGTACCGATCTGCGCACTTTGGATACTTCCGATGATGGCGATATCGCCTATGTAGCGATCACTGCAATCAAGGGGAATATCTATTCCTACACTAGCGCAAACCCAATGAACGTTCTGCTTAAACCGAACGTGCTGCCGGTCGACCCTGCGTCGGACACCGACGGAGACAGTACGAACCGCTCGATCACAGTCGCTCCGGCGTCGATGGATTATTCCGACGCCAAATATGCGCCTATGGGTCTTAACGGCGCTACCGTTGCCAGAGTCGGGGACTTCCTCGCGCTCGTCAATATGCGTACGGGAGCCTCTTCAGGCTACGGAAAAGTGACGTCCGTCTCGAGCTCAGGGAATCATTATGTCATTGCTTATACCGATGCTTCGCAAGATGACATCACTCACGCTCTGGATTTTTATAAGGAGGAAACGATTGACGTAGCCGACCTGCTGTCGCAAGCCGATATCGCTTCTTTGGAGGGTCAAATCAAGCAGCAAGCGCTGACAAGCGGATTTGTTGATCAAGCTGCAAACTATTTGTCAACCGCGGCTTTGCAAACCGAGAGCGTCAAAACATTGCTCGCAGCCAGCGCCTCATCGACCTTGCCAAAAAACAAAAAGCCGCAAGTCCGTACACTATCCGGGGCACCGGGAGAAGAGAACGCGGACGTTACCCTGCATAACTTGCAGGTTTCAGCAGACATCGGATCGAAATTATCCCATTTCCAGGGAAAGAGCGGCTTGCGTCTGAATCTTATCGTTTCAAGCGATATTCAAGTTTCGACAGGTGCGGACAACGATATCCTTATCCATATGAGCTCTGCATTTACGGAAGAAATCTCTTTGAGCGTGGGTGTAAACGGCAATACGGTTTGGGGATATATTGATTTGGGACTTTTTGATCTTCCGTATCCCAAAGACTATCAAGCAAGCGCTAATCTGGACGCCTTCACGTTCACGAGCATTGACGCGTCTGCGCAGATCGGCACCGTGCCAGCGAATACTCCGCTTGACGCTTACGCGAATATTTGGGCTACTGCCAAAAATAAAGTAGACATCAAGGCGCAACTGGAAGCGGTTCTGAAGCAGTCTCCTTCCGCTCCAGCCAAGGTAAACGCTGATACGTTGGTGGAAAGCTACCAAGCCATGCTGGAGAACGAGACGGATTGGGTTGACCTGGTAGAAGAAGAAATTTTCGAATACGATAAACACCTATTAATGGGTCTCCTTCATATCAACTTTAAAGGAAGCTTTGTCATCAGCATGAATCCGAATATTGCCTTGGGCATCGGCTTCAGCTATGAATCCGCGAAGAGATATACAGCCAGCTTTAAACTCAGCGAAGGCTCGCCTTCTTTCAGCACGGTGGATTTGCCGGGCGACGGCACCTATAATTTCTATTTCTATGTGATGGGAACACTGGGGCTGAAGGCAGGAATTCGTCTCGAACTGGCGGCAGGCTTGTTCCATGTCGAATTGGACAGTGTCGGAATAACAGCAGAGGGAGGCGCCTACCTCCAGCTCTACGGGTATTTCTATTACGAAAAGTCATCTTCCGCACAGACAAAAACATTAGGAGCACTGTTGCTGGAGATCGGTATGTATGCGGAGGCAGAGTGGGGGGCGCAGATCTTCGGCGGGTCATACTCGTATTCCGACCTCTTTTATAGCGAGTCCTGGCCGCTTTATAGAGCTGGCACGCCGAATGGTCATTTCATCGATTTCACCTATGAACAAGAAGATGCACCTTCCTTCGTCGCCATGGAGCAAACTACTTTCCCGTCAATTGATGACGCCTTTAAGCTGAGAGATTTGAATTTGGTAACGGGCGAAATCATTACAGGTAAGGATCGTCCACAGAATTACACAATTACTTTTAATAACGATAAATTTAAGTACAATCCTAATACATTACGTGTAACCGTATCGCCAAATGCTGCGGATGAAATTCTCACCAGCAGGATGACCGTAACGTGGAAGGGCTCAACGACGGGTTTAAATTCCCTTCCCTACTCGCGCAATATTAATTTGACCTGGTACAAGAGCGGTTACGGCTCTATCCATTTGAATCCTAATGTTCTAGTATCAGACGAAATTCAATTGTACAATTTCGGGCGGGTTGTACTGCCGGTCAACGCGTCAGTCAAAAAAGAAAACAGATTAACAAACGTTCCCAAAGTGACTGGGTTTACATTCAAGGGTTGGGCTTTGGATTCTGCAGGAACGAAGCCTTACATTATTCCTGACACTATGCCAACAGGAAATATAACGCTTTATGCGCAATGGACACCACATACCAATATACCTTACTTGGTCGATTACATTACGGTTGATCCCAACACTGGTGACCGCAACACCTGGAAAGTGGATACCTTCTCCGGTACGGCAGGCGCTTCTGTCTCGCCAGTACCGATAAAAATCGAAGGCTATGATACACCGCCAACACGAACCATTACAATAGCCGGAACCGGTTTATCGAAACTGAGCTACGATTACCTGCCTGCCACGCGCAAAATGACTTTCTATGCCGATCCGGGCGGAACCTCGGTCGTGTATTCGGCCAGAAGCTTTTCGAAGGTACCGGGCAGTGCGGTGCCGAATTTCACAAAACCCGGCTATACCTTTGCTGGCTGGTCACAGGCAATTCCAGGCACAATGCCATCAAGCGACACCACTTACACAGCGACCTGGAAGGTACGTACCGATACGCCTTACCGTGTTTCGGACAGGCTGCAAGGTCTCGGAAGCACTTCGCTTTATGTTGAAGCCGGTACGGGAAGCTTTCAAGGAACAACCGGCGCGCTTGCGGCGCCAGCGATCCAGCAGTTTACCGGTTTTACCTACGACCATAGCATAGCCTATGACAGCAGCGGTAAAGCATTGACATCGAGTACGATTGCAGCCGATGGAAGCCTCACAATCATGCGTTACTATCAGCGCAACAGCTACAATTTGACGTTTAATGCAAACGGGGGCACAGGCGGTTCCACATCTAAAGTTCAGTACGGCGCTGCCATACAGGCACCAACCGTAACGAAATCAGGCTGTACTTTTACAGCTTGGTCGCCTGCGCTGGCAAGCACAATGCCTGCCCAAGACGTAGCTTATTCAGCACTGTGGAGTTGTTCGACATCGGCACCAGCACCGACACTGACGCCGACACCAACACCGGCGGCGACGCCAACACCGACGGCGACGCCAACACCGACGCCAACGCCAACATCGACACCGTCGCCAGTGCTTAGCGGCGCCAAGTCGGTTCTGTCCAATGTGAACGGGAATGTGAGAGGGGGCAGCCTTTCGGTTCCGAGCACCCTGACCGTAGGTCAGTTGTTGAGCGGGTTAACGGTATCGCCGCACGCTACTGCCAACGTTTTGGATCAAGACTTGACACCTGTAAACGATCAGACGTTCGATATCACTTCTGGTATGATCGTACGCGTTACCGCTCAAGACTCGTCCAGTGCGGATTATCTTATTTTGTACAACGACGTAACCTTGACATCGCTGTCGCCCAGCTTTCAAATTGATCCGGTAGCAGGGACGATTACTGTGCCTCTGTATACTTACTATATGACCTTTACTAATGATATCATCGGGCCTCTAAATGGAAGCTACAAAGTTTATGATCAGAACGATGCGGAGCTTGGGCACGGAAGAAATCTGCAAAGCACCGATCGGTTAGTCGTAACCGCAGAGGACGGTACGGAAAAGACGTATACCTTTGTCATACAGTAA
- a CDS encoding response regulator, producing MKVIIVDDEYYALRNLKSKLEKIADVEVVAVYEDPATALEEISSIQPDLAFLDIEMPEIDGITLLGMMFKKKPEMDFVFTSAYHAYVTDTLETKALDFLVKPVKFEQLYVTLEKIKKIRSKSSVGHKIEIQCFGDFAVFIDGNLIDDNWRTKKTEELLAYLLCMNGKYVSRERIINELWPDLEMNKGYANLYTTQYNLKKRFNAFGIHHLIKSKLGNIWLNIEDIKVDLLEFDYFSKNYNEDKSNMEILEQMVELYKGMLFENKLYSWTLSIQQSYDVSFDHALNILIQFHRERGDETKAQYYEMKKML from the coding sequence ATGAAAGTTATTATTGTAGACGATGAATATTATGCGCTGCGGAACTTGAAGAGCAAGTTGGAGAAAATTGCGGATGTCGAAGTCGTTGCGGTGTATGAAGATCCTGCAACAGCCTTGGAAGAAATAAGCAGCATACAGCCCGACCTTGCTTTTCTGGATATCGAAATGCCGGAAATCGATGGCATAACCTTACTCGGGATGATGTTCAAAAAAAAACCGGAAATGGATTTTGTTTTCACAAGTGCTTACCATGCCTATGTGACAGACACGCTTGAAACAAAAGCGTTGGATTTTCTCGTTAAGCCGGTGAAGTTCGAACAGCTTTATGTCACCTTGGAAAAAATTAAAAAGATTAGAAGCAAAAGCAGCGTGGGACACAAAATTGAGATACAGTGCTTTGGCGATTTTGCCGTATTCATAGACGGGAATTTGATCGACGACAATTGGCGAACCAAAAAAACGGAAGAGCTTCTCGCCTATTTGCTATGCATGAACGGCAAGTACGTGTCCAGAGAACGGATCATTAATGAGTTGTGGCCCGATTTGGAGATGAATAAAGGTTATGCAAACTTATATACGACGCAATATAACTTAAAGAAGCGATTCAACGCTTTTGGAATCCATCATTTGATCAAGAGTAAACTCGGTAACATCTGGCTCAACATCGAAGACATTAAAGTGGATTTGTTGGAGTTCGATTACTTCAGTAAAAATTATAATGAAGATAAGAGTAATATGGAAATCCTCGAGCAAATGGTGGAGCTGTACAAAGGCATGTTATTTGAAAATAAGCTTTATTCATGGACGTTAAGTATACAGCAATCTTACGATGTAAGTTTCGACCATGCATTGAATATTCTGATCCAGTTTCATAGGGAACGCGGCGATGAGACAAAAGCCCAGTACTATGAGATGAAAAAAATGCTCTGA